Within Chitinivibrionia bacterium, the genomic segment AATGCGGCGGTCTTTCAGAAAAATCGCTAATTCGCTACCTGTTATGAGGCTTAAATTTTGTAGCCATTCCTGATTGTTCAATCTGAAACCCAAGGCGACTATGGCTAAGATATTTCCGTCGTTATCGTATATCGGCGCGGCGGCGCTTGCGGCAAGAGGCACAACAATGCCTTCCAGAACATAAACCCCGATTTCCCTGTCCTCCATCACTCTTTTTACGTGAGGCATATTTCCGGAATAATCGCCGTATCTTTCTGGATCGTGAGCTCTTGCCAAAATAAAGCCGTTGCTGTCAGATATGCTGGCAATATCAATCCTTAACATCGTACTTATTGTGGTTATAATACTCTGAATTTTTTTGCGGTCGTTATCCATAAGCGCTTCTATAAGGTCAGGATCATTTGCAACTCCTATCGCCGCAACACGCGCGTTTGCTTTCAGATTTCCTATTTCGTTCATAACCACCATTTGGGCAATTATGTTTTTGTCAAACATAGACGCGCGCATTTCCCTGCTGTAAAGAAATATCGACGAAATAAAAACCGCCGCGCAACATACAATCGTCAGCGAAATCATAGAAATAAAAATACGTCTTCTGATACTCATTGTTTTGCTTGTGCCCTTTGCCCATTTATTTTTCAAGCGCTTTTTGGGCATAAAAATAATATATTCTCACAGACAAAAGAGAAAAAGGCGCTATTTGGCGGTTTTTTTGAATAAAACTTTATTCCTTAACGTATTTTTGCGCTATGAAACAGAGAAATTTTACACAAAACAACATTGGGCTTTTGGGCGTTCACGTTTGCTTTTCGTCGCTTTGGGTTTTCGTCGGCACTTTTCTTATAGCAAAGGTTTTTACGGAAACGGACGGCAATATTTTTTCGGTCGCAACGCTTAATATTTCTTTATTTACGGCTTGGGCTTCGTCTTTTTGGGTTTGCTCATATCTTGTTAAAAGGTTTTCGCGCGTCTTTTTTTTACGCGCTTCCACTGTTCTTTTGCTCGTATTTTCTATTTTAATTATGCTTTTGGAAAACCAAATTTCCGCAGTTTTCGTTATATTGGCGGCAGTCGGCGGCGTCGCTATCGGAATGTTTTGGGCGGCTATGCGAACTCTGGAGTGTGAAATAAACGGCGGCGACGGCAAAAATATGGCTGCATTTATGCTTTGGTACTACATAATTATTTCGTTTTCAAAAATAATGTTCCCGTTCACAATCGGAGCGGCTATCGACTTTTTAAGTTTCCTTTTCGCTTCGGGGGTGGTGGTCATAATCGCGCTTGTTTTGTTTGGTTTTACGCTTTTAATTAACGCGCCGTACAAGCGCGAGCCGTTTTCGTTATTAAAATTTTACAAAAGAATTAAACAAGAAAATAAGCGCGCTCCTGTGCTTTTGGGAACTTTTTCGGACTTTTTTTGGGGATTTATAGGCGTTATCAGCGTAGTAATTCCTGTTATTGCTATGATTACTCTGGAAAATAATCCGAACGCGAATTTTTTACTTGGCATTTCATCGTCGGTTTTTGCGGCGGGCGCAATTCTTCTTTTGGCGATTTACAAGCGCATAAAAAACAAAAACACTCGCAATATTATTCTTATTACAACTTCTGTTTTGCCAGTGATTTTATCGCTGTCCATACTTGCGCAAATCGGCATTCTCGCGTTTTTGCTTATCTCGGCAGGTTATGGAACAATGCTTATTGTTGGAAAAATGGAATCCTCCGCAACCCTAACAAACACCATGCACAAAATAGATTTGCCGCAATTTGCCCCCGAACGCAACCTACTTTCTGAAATTTTTATGTATCTTGGACGACTTTTCGCGCTTTTGCTTCTGTTAGCCGTTTATTTTATGCCGCCGCCCGCGTTTCAGTGGGCAGTGTTTGCTTTAATGCTTTGCAATATCCCCGCCCTTGTTTTGATTTTGGTGTTGAAGGGGCGGTATAAGTTGTAAAATTGCGAAAACCGCAACTAAGCGTGAAAATCACCCAAAAGCTCCGTGTTTTCACGGTAAGTTTCGGAAATCATCCATTTTTGGCGCAATCTGAAAGCGGGAATTGTTTGCCGCTTTGCTTTGTTTGCCGCGACATTTGACTTAACTCCGTTTTGTTTTGCCCAAACAGAAAGAGGAATAATTTTTTTTGCAGTAAGGTATGTTATCCGTTTATGGAATGATTCAAACAACAGGTTTGCAAAAACCTCCGTAAAGCCGTCAAATTTTGTTGTTGTCGAATATTTTACAAACAGCGGATAATAGTCAAAGTGTTTGCTTTTGTTCGGCACAATTATTGGCGGCAAACCTATTTTCATCAACTGTTGATTTATCAGAACTCGTCCAATTCGTCCGTTGCCGTCGCAAAAAGGGTGAATAATTTCAAATTCAGCGTGAAAATGCGCAATGCTGTCCAAGAAATAAAGTTCTTTGGAATTACAATTATAGCTTTTTACCAAATCATTTATCAAAGACGGCACAAAACTAGGATTTGCTCCAAGATTGTTGCCTATTCTTATCCATTCGCGCCCCGCTCGAAACCTTCCCGCCCAATCGTCGTTTATATTACAAAGAAGCATTTTATGGTAATTAAGAATCATTTCTACAGACAATTCCTGATTTGCGTTTTCTAAAAGCATTTCTGTAATTTTTGCAAGATTTTTTGCCTCAAAAACCTCTCGCATATTAACTTGCTTTTTTATTTCGCCGTTGGATAAAATTATTTCCGTGTCTTCAAGAGTTAGCGTGGAATTTTCGATAGCGTTGGAATTGTAAACCATTTCAGGAATTTCAATCAACGCAATATCGCGCAAAACATCTTTTTGGTTTATCGATATTTTTTCATAAAACGATTGATATTTTTCAATTTTATCTTTTGTTGTTTGGTTTATCAAATTCTTTGCCTTTCATTTTTTGCAAAAATACTATTTTGCAAAATAAAAAAGCGCAACTAACCGTGAATTTTGTTAAAAAACACGTGTTTTTCACGGTAATAGGCAAGGTTCTAAAAAACGGAAACCGAGATTTTTTATCGTCTCGATTTCCGTTATGGGTAATATTTTTGCTACTACTTATCTACGCACCCACGCCCAACCTAAGCTAAAAATGAATGTTTTCTGAAAACCCGCATGATAACCGTTGCTCCAATTGGTATTACTCCAACTATTCCAACCATTACTATGCCAAGAGGTGCTACTATAAGAATAATAGCTATCATACATTCCGAATAACCCTCTTAAAGTTATATCGAAGTTATTTCTTCGTCCAATCATCATTTTTGCGAAGTAGCCTAACCAAGAAAAAACAAACGTATCTCCGTGGCTGTCGCCATAATCATAATAGCTAAACGCGCTGTAAAAACCAGAAGTGCCGCCGAAAATTGCTGTTGCTTTTCCGTCTCTATTAACAGTTCCGCCTATGCTATATCCTGTTCCCCAATAAGGGAATCCGCCAAGAGCATTGACCGACTGGTAAATATTTTTTCGATTTATCCATCCGAATTCGACCATTGCTCCGGGAGCGCCGCCAAGCCCTGCGGTCGAAGCAAACCCGGGCGTTGCAAGCGTAAACACGAAAGTTCTTCTCGGACTAGCGCTTGCTTGTGCTTGAGAACTTGGCTGTGTTTGAACAGGTGCTCTATCATTTCTTGCAGGTATTGACGGTCTTGTTTCTTGCACAAAATTGCTTTCGGGCGCAAGAGGTGTTCCTATTTCTTGTGCGAGATTATTTTCGGCTATACGCAAATTGTTCTGTGCGGTTTGCAATCTTGCTGAAGCGGCTCTGAGGTTTTCTTCAGCAGCATTGTACTGTGCCGATACCTGATTATACCTATTTGTCGTCTCTTGCAACAACGCCCGCTCATTTTCAATCCTTCTTACTCCTATTGCCGTATGAGCGTCTGAGGCGGTTGCCACATTTGCAAACGCTCGTTGTGCATTATCTCTGTTTGCCCGCGCTTCTTCTAACTCTCTTGCGCTTCTGTCTCTTTCTTGTTGTAAGGGACGCGCTCTTTCGCTTTCTTGCATAAATATTCGCCTTGCAGTTTGAGCGGCGTTTTCAAGTGTAGCAATTCTTTGCACCCTTGCGACAGAATCCGCTCTTGCTCGTTCAACTAACGCAATACTGTCGGCTCTGGCGCGTTGACGTTGCGTTAAAATAGCGTTCAAGTGTCTGGACAGGTCGGCTGTATCCACCGTCATTCTGAAAGTTGCCGAAAAAACGTTGTCTCTCCAAATTTCCGTCCCATAAACAACTGTCGTCTGCACTCTTCCCAGAGTGTATGTATTTACTTCCGCCAAAAATTCCTGCTGAGAAATACCGCCAATATCCGCAGACCTTAATCTTTGCCGCGCCTCAACCAATACACCCAATTCTTGCAATAATCTCACTTGCGCTTCCTCTATTGCTCTGTTTCTGGCGTCGTTTCGGCTGTCGTCATTGCTCGCAACGTATCTGTGAGGCAACTCAAATGTTTGAATATTCCTGTCGCTTCTGGCAAATGCCGAAAACGATAAAAAACAAAGTGATAAAAACACAAGAACGCTAATTCTTTTCATTAGATACTCCTTTACTGCGCCTGTCTTGGCTCTCTGCTTATGCCAAGCATATATTCTACGTTTAAGGCAACATTAAGGGAACGTGCCAAGCGTTGCAATTCTTCGTTTGCAAGCATCGCTTGCCTTGCTGTTTCTAATGCTTCGTCTCGGCTGGTTGTTAAAAGCACGTGTGCAGTAAATCTTCTTGTTGTAGGGTCAAACTCGGTACGAGTGCTTCTTGTGCGAATATTTCTTAATTGCGCATCTATGTTAGATATACTGTGCTGTGCGGCTGTTTCCAAAGCATTGCCGCTTGGGTCGTTTGCCGCCCAAATACCAACTCGACCGTTAACGTCTGCCTGAACCTCCAAAGCAAGATTTCCTCGCGCTTCTTGTGCGGCGATTTGACGAGCCATACTTTCCGAATTTGAAGTTCCCGAACCAATTCCGCAAAAATTCAGTTCCGCAAAATCGTTATTACACAACATAACCAATTCATCTTGAATAGAAACGACTTCTATTCTTCCTGTTGCGCTCCCGCCTGTGGGCGCAGTTTGTTGTTGCTTTCCGCAACCAATCATTAAGGGTAGCACTACAGCCGCCGCCAACACGTTAAAAACCCATTGCTTCTTTAGCAATTCTCTCATAATAAGCCCACTCTTTCCGCCGCTCTCGGCAATTTAAAATAGTTAAACAATTTTTCCGACAGAAAACTAAGAGAGTTGTTCTGCCGAAATTCAACATTTCGCCAAAAACTATGAATAACCACATCAAGAATACAGATAGGGCAGATAGGCAGAACAACCTACTTAAAGATTGTTTTGCCCGTATCTGCAACAAAGACGGATGTGGATGAAAAGCAGGGATAAATCCCTACAATTCATAGTTTTTGGCAGGAGAAAAATAATTTATTGTAGCGGTTAAGTGGGGCGTTTTTTGAAAATTTGTGTTTTTTTATTTCACGATTGAGCGTTAATTGTTTTTGCTAAGCAACCAATCGACGATGTTTATCTGTTTAACGCCGTTGCGCGAGCCGTTTTCATAGTCGGCGGTTATCAATATTTTTTCGTTATGGTCGTTAATTTTATCAAACGGCGCAAGTTCGCGGGCTAATGTTTCAGGGTTTTTTACGGGATTTTCTTCTTTTTTTATAGTTTTAGGAATACCGCATGGTTGAAATTCCTAAAACTCTGTAAGTTAGCAATGTTTTAGGAATAAACTCCACTCGAAAATCCTAAAACTTTACAAAAATACTTTTTGGAGAATGTGGGAAAGGGATTTTCAAGAAAATTATATGATTTTTGTTTTCGCCAAATAGTATATTCTATTCAAAAAAACCAAAAACGGAGAAAAAGACAAATTGGCAAAAAAAATCGGCGACATAGAAACAGGTTTCGGCGTTAAAACGCAAGACGCGGATATTTCTCGCGAGGAATACGCTAAACTGCCGAAAGCGCCGATTTACTTTGTTTTGGATAACTTGCGGAGCGCGTTTAACGTAGGGGCGTTTTTTAGGCTCGGCGATATTTTGAGAGTGAGCGGAATTTATTTGTGCGGATATACTGCCTATCCTCCGCATATAAAATTAGAAAAAACCTCGCTCGGAACAATAGATTTTGTGAATTGGAAGCATTTTGAAGAAACAAGCGCCGCAATAAACGAGTTAAAAGCGCAGAATGTAGAAGTTTGGGCGGCAGAAACCGCATATTCGGCTGTGCGATACGACAAATTACCGCTAAGCGACAAGTCTGTTGCCTTTGTTTTCGGAAACGAGGCGCTGGGAGTGTCGCAAGAGGTCTTGCAAATTTGCGACGGAATTGTCGAAATACCCGTGTTCGGGCTTAAAAATTCTATGAACGTCGTTTCGGCGGCGGCAGTTTTGGGCTTTGAAACGGCGAAAAGATTAAATTTATTTGAAAAATTGGGAGAAAAATAGAATGATACCGCAAAACATAGTACAAGCATTATGTCAAATAAACGGCGAAGAAAAAATGTCCGCTTTTTTGGACGAAATTTTAACGGAAGCCGAGAAAAAAAGCATTTATGCCCGATGGGAGTTAATGCTTAGGCTAAAAAAAGGCGAAACCCACCGAAAAATCGCCTCCGATTTGCAAATGAGCTTGTGCAAAATAACGCGCGGAAACAAAATTTTGAAAAATAACCAATCGATAACAAACACTCTTTTTAAAAAAGAAAGCGAGGCAAAAAATGGGTAAAAAAGGTAAAATCGTTGTTTTTTCGGCGGCAAGCGGCGCGGGTAAAAGTACAATTTTGAGCGAGTTGAGTAAAAAAATGCCCGAACTCATATACTCTATTTCGGCGACAACACGAAATCCGCGCGGTCAGGAGTGCGACGGAGTTGATTATTTCTTTATGAGCAAAGAGGATTTTATCGCAAAAAAAGACAAAGACGGATTTGTCGAATGGGCGGAAGTTCACGGAAACTATTACGGAACGCCTCGCGATTTTATCGAAAAAAACCTCGCCGACGGCAAAATGATTGTTATGGATATAGACGTTCAAGGCAAAGTTCTTATGCAAAAACAATATCCAAACGACACTTTGGGAATTTTCATAGAGACGCCGTCGTTTGAAGAATTAGAAAACCGTCTGCGAAAAAGGGCGACCGACAGCGAGGAAACTATAAAATTGCGCCTCGAAAATGCCAAAAAAGAGTTAGCTTTCGCCAAAAACGAGGGAAATTACGACCATTTTGTTGTAAACGACAATTTGGAAGAAGCCGTCAAGAAAATTTGCGGAATTTTATCGTAGGGGCGTATTGCATACGCCCAAATCGCCGACAGAAATCGGGCGTATGCAATACGCCCCTACGGGAAATCATTCGCGTTTTTTAGATTTCGCAAGAAGCCTATGGAAAGAATGTCGGTACCAATCGACGAAGATCGGCGCTTGTTGCATCTCTGGCACCTACCTGATTTATTGTTAGTGCCGCATCCGCCTGCGCTCTTGTCATATTTGTCAGAAGTATCGCTCTTGCTGTAAATTGTGGCGCAATGATGTCGCCGTTCGGCATTATCGTCATTGCGACAATATCGGCTTGTCGTACCTCGTAGGCAAAAACGGTGCTTTGAGGAACTTGTGGTAATATTCTTCTCCAATTACAAATGGGATTAACAACATTACACTCATCGATTGTAGTTTGAAGATTTGACTCAGGCAAAGGCAGGTATTCGCCGTGAACTATCCGAAACGCTTCCTGTCCTGCCGCTATAGCCGATAAGATTTGCGGGGCTTCGGCGGCTCGCGCTCTGTCGGCGGCTTCGCCAAATCTTGGCAATGATACTGCCGCCAAAATTCCGATGATTGCAATCACCACCATCAGTTCGACAAGTGTAAATCCGTTTTTTCTCATATAAACCGCCTTTTTTTATATTTTCACATCTTCATTATATATAATACATACAATATAGTATATTTCCAAGAGCAAAATAATGTTTTTGTCGAAAAAAATGAAAATATTGCCGTGGCATATAGTATTTTATTGCGGTTTTAATAAGGAGAAATTATGGCGCAAGCAGTTAATGACGAAAATTTTGAGGCGGAAGTTCTCAATAGTAATGTTCCCGTTTTGGCGGATTTTTGGGCGGAATGGTGCGGACCCTGCAGAATGCTCAGTCCAA encodes:
- a CDS encoding MFS transporter; the encoded protein is MKQRNFTQNNIGLLGVHVCFSSLWVFVGTFLIAKVFTETDGNIFSVATLNISLFTAWASSFWVCSYLVKRFSRVFFLRASTVLLLVFSILIMLLENQISAVFVILAAVGGVAIGMFWAAMRTLECEINGGDGKNMAAFMLWYYIIISFSKIMFPFTIGAAIDFLSFLFASGVVVIIALVLFGFTLLINAPYKREPFSLLKFYKRIKQENKRAPVLLGTFSDFFWGFIGVISVVIPVIAMITLENNPNANFLLGISSSVFAAGAILLLAIYKRIKNKNTRNIILITTSVLPVILSLSILAQIGILAFLLISAGYGTMLIVGKMESSATLTNTMHKIDLPQFAPERNLLSEIFMYLGRLFALLLLLAVYFMPPPAFQWAVFALMLCNIPALVLILVLKGRYKL
- a CDS encoding Fic family protein; the encoded protein is MINQTTKDKIEKYQSFYEKISINQKDVLRDIALIEIPEMVYNSNAIENSTLTLEDTEIILSNGEIKKQVNMREVFEAKNLAKITEMLLENANQELSVEMILNYHKMLLCNINDDWAGRFRAGREWIRIGNNLGANPSFVPSLINDLVKSYNCNSKELYFLDSIAHFHAEFEIIHPFCDGNGRIGRVLINQQLMKIGLPPIIVPNKSKHFDYYPLFVKYSTTTKFDGFTEVFANLLFESFHKRITYLTAKKIIPLSVWAKQNGVKSNVAANKAKRQTIPAFRLRQKWMISETYRENTELLGDFHA
- a CDS encoding RNA methyltransferase yields the protein MAKKIGDIETGFGVKTQDADISREEYAKLPKAPIYFVLDNLRSAFNVGAFFRLGDILRVSGIYLCGYTAYPPHIKLEKTSLGTIDFVNWKHFEETSAAINELKAQNVEVWAAETAYSAVRYDKLPLSDKSVAFVFGNEALGVSQEVLQICDGIVEIPVFGLKNSMNVVSAAAVLGFETAKRLNLFEKLGEK
- a CDS encoding trp operon repressor → MIPQNIVQALCQINGEEKMSAFLDEILTEAEKKSIYARWELMLRLKKGETHRKIASDLQMSLCKITRGNKILKNNQSITNTLFKKESEAKNG
- the gmk gene encoding guanylate kinase; translation: MGKKGKIVVFSAASGAGKSTILSELSKKMPELIYSISATTRNPRGQECDGVDYFFMSKEDFIAKKDKDGFVEWAEVHGNYYGTPRDFIEKNLADGKMIVMDIDVQGKVLMQKQYPNDTLGIFIETPSFEELENRLRKRATDSEETIKLRLENAKKELAFAKNEGNYDHFVVNDNLEEAVKKICGILS
- a CDS encoding type II secretion system GspH family protein, which produces MRKNGFTLVELMVVIAIIGILAAVSLPRFGEAADRARAAEAPQILSAIAAGQEAFRIVHGEYLPLPESNLQTTIDECNVVNPICNWRRILPQVPQSTVFAYEVRQADIVAMTIMPNGDIIAPQFTARAILLTNMTRAQADAALTINQVGARDATSADLRRLVPTFFP